The window TGAATCGAAAATTCCTCATATTCAATTTTGTTCAGCAATTTTTTTTGAGTAAGATTTAAAAGGTTTTTAACAAAATGAGTCAGGATTTCTGTACGTTCATAAGCCCGCAACACAAATTCTTCCTGAACTTCATTCAAATCACCCTTGATTTTTGATTTTATTACCTCCAGACAACTTAAAATTGCAGCAAGATGACCTTTTATATCATGGGTAACCCGCTGAACATATTCATTTTGAATTTTTTCTTTCTTTTCGAGCTCAAGATTTGTTTTTACATAGGTTTCTTCACTTTTAATCGATTTGGAAATAATCCGGTTTGAAAGGCTGGCTATTATGATTGCAATGAGTGTAAATACAAAACAGTAACTTAGAATGTAAAGTTTATTAAGGTAAAGTTCGGGGCTTGTAAAACCTTGTAAATGATAATGTGGAAGAATGCCGGTATATTCAAAAAAAATAAGGGTAAAATAACAGAGTATGGCAAAAAAGGTATGAAGATAACTGATTTTTAGAGGATAAATAGAGCTTGAAACAATGATATGGAGATAATAAACGATAACAAGCGGATTTTCAATGCCTCCGGAAAAGTGAATAACTGCAGTAAGCAGTAAAAAATCTGAAAAAATCTGAAAATGAATCTCATTTTTTATTTGCAGGATAATATTGCTGTTTCTTTTATTGGCAATTGTTTTTATAAGGTAGGAATGAGCAATATTCAGTAAGATTAGGATGATGACAATAATATAAATGGCGATTTCATCAACTGAAATGTTGAAAAAGCGCTTGACTACATAATTTGAAACAGCAAGAACTATGATAGATGCCCAACGAATCCGGATAAACCATCTGGCAAAATAAACATGAGAAGGTATTAGTTTTTCATCCATGCATTGAAATGCTTAAAGATTAATAATTTATGACAAATGTACAAAATTATTTAAGCATTTCATTTAAAATGTCAGCAATTTCGTTTGGATCGGCTG of the Sphingobacteriales bacterium genome contains:
- a CDS encoding HAMP domain-containing histidine kinase; translation: MDEKLIPSHVYFARWFIRIRWASIIVLAVSNYVVKRFFNISVDEIAIYIIVIILILLNIAHSYLIKTIANKRNSNIILQIKNEIHFQIFSDFLLLTAVIHFSGGIENPLVIVYYLHIIVSSSIYPLKISYLHTFFAILCYFTLIFFEYTGILPHYHLQGFTSPELYLNKLYILSYCFVFTLIAIIIASLSNRIISKSIKSEETYVKTNLELEKKEKIQNEYVQRVTHDIKGHLAAILSCLEVIKSKIKGDLNEVQEEFVLRAYERTEILTHFVKNLLNLTQKKLLNKIEYEEFSIQALINKIKPAIQILAKDKNISFEDYIEPGTNLIIANPYAIEELLMNLLTNAIKYTPPGGRVNLNVRNRYENILFEVSDSGIGIPPEDLPFIFDEFFRAKNAPKDFKYGSGLGLSIAKQIVDNHKGKIWATSELDVWTKICFTIPKKPTFD